The sequence AATAGGCGTTTTGATTATCAAACAAAGATTGAAATGAATATCTAAAGCCAGGTTTAAAAGTAAATTTAGAATTTATTTTTACATCAGATGAGGCATAAAAATCAAGATTGTCAATATTTTTACTCACTGATTTGGTACCACTACCTTCTTCATCAACTATAGAAAAACCTTTATTATTTGTCCATTCATATTCAATTGTTGGATTAAAAATATTCGATTTAAAAAGATTAGTTAACGTCCCGATAGAATACCAAACATCCATCGATTGGTCTTTATATCTGTTATTATTGGTTTCTGAATGATGCGTGATGTTATTCCTAAAAGTTTCGATTTCTCTTTTTTGCGATTGATTAGAAAGTGAAATATTATAATTCATTCCGTTCGAAAAACTCCCAATAGCATTTAAATGTTGTGCAAAACGATTCGTGAAATAACGTTCATCATTTCCGTATTTATATTCACCAATATTTTCATTATAACCAGAATCTACCGCTGAATCAAAAAATTTAACTTGGTCGTTCAAATATTCAAATCGATAAAAAATCCTAAAATTATTTTTATTATAATTGATTACTGCATTGGTTTGGATTTGGTCTTTAGGAAGCCATTTATATCCGCGTTTACCATTATTTATGTTATGATTTTCACCTAGTAAATCTCCTTTAAATCCTTGAAAATCGTTCTTCAATCCAGAAACACCAACAAACCAATGGTCATTAATTTTGTGCTTTACATTCAGCATTTGAATGTGTCTTCCTTCAGAAAAAGGTTTGTATTCTTTTCCAATTGTTTCTTCTTGAACACCAGCAGAAATATCCCATTTAGTTTGAATATTTTTCTTGGTAATGATATTTAAAATTCCACTTACAGCATTTGCACCATGAGTAACTCCCATCGAGCCTTCGACAATTTCGATACGTTCAATATCGTTTATATTGATTTGAGATAAATCAATGTTATTACCAAAACCTTCTTCACTCACCGCAGGGATGTTGTCGATAAGAATTTTAAAATAACTCGCATCTAAACCAAACATTGAGATTTTAGATTTTCCAGAGCTACTACTTGGATTAACATTAATATTCATATATTGATTTAATACATCACCCAGATTAACGGCTCCTAAATTTTTGATATCCTCAGAGCTAATTACTTTGACATTATTTACCGAGTTTTTTATAGACTGTGAATCTGCATCTGAATAAATAACTAATTCAGACAAAGTTTCACTTTTCGCAAATCTCAAAGTGTCAGTTTGTGCATTAGTAATCAAAGCACTAAAAGTTAAGAATGATAATATGATGTATTTATTTTTCATTATTTTGATTGATTCTAAATAATTTCAACATGACAAATGTAATATCTTATTTTTATTTATTCTAAATAAATTTT comes from Flavobacterium sp. I3-2 and encodes:
- a CDS encoding TonB-dependent receptor plug domain-containing protein is translated as MKNKYIILSFLTFSALITNAQTDTLRFAKSETLSELVIYSDADSQSIKNSVNNVKVISSEDIKNLGAVNLGDVLNQYMNINVNPSSSSGKSKISMFGLDASYFKILIDNIPAVSEEGFGNNIDLSQININDIERIEIVEGSMGVTHGANAVSGILNIITKKNIQTKWDISAGVQEETIGKEYKPFSEGRHIQMLNVKHKINDHWFVGVSGLKNDFQGFKGDLLGENHNINNGKRGYKWLPKDQIQTNAVINYNKNNFRIFYRFEYLNDQVKFFDSAVDSGYNENIGEYKYGNDERYFTNRFAQHLNAIGSFSNGMNYNISLSNQSQKREIETFRNNITHHSETNNNRYKDQSMDVWYSIGTLTNLFKSNIFNPTIEYEWTNNKGFSIVDEEGSGTKSVSKNIDNLDFYASSDVKINSKFTFKPGFRYSFQSLFDNQNAYSLGLLYKISDGLESRTSFGKSYRTPNFNELYSKMVFDGHYFVGNENLIPERSSSLQTSLKKTTYFKSSDMALSNQIQFGFIEIKDRITSALTRFEGATPKYEYINISKYKNFNIVTSNNFQWDNFNFNLGGSFSWLSQKIDNLEYSTSDKFLFTYSLQANASYFLENPQLTFAVYYKYISKSPQWIVGSNEYVLSSLDAYNWLDISVRKTFFDKQLEATIGARNLFNVGSLNQTRVNEGAGHTVDSQVMMAYGTSYFLKLTYNLKIK